The genomic window GCACGTGGTAGGGGACGAAGCAGCAGTAGCAATAGCCGGATGAGGATGAAGCCTGCCCCACGCTACAGCTCCTCTGGCTCAGCCTTTCGGGTAgcagctgctgcctcagctgGAGCTGCTGCAGGAGCAGCTGCAGGGGCAATCGCTGGGGTTGCTGGGAGGAGAATTTCTGGAGAGGTAGGCCCGAATGATGGCTTGGAGATGGATTTCTACTATGGCAACCAGACCAGGGAAGGAGTCTACAGCTACAGGTGGACATCAGGCACTGACCCTCAGGGCATGGAACCCAATCTCAGCCTCTGCTTGACACTGGGTTTCTTTCAGTTATTTCCTCTTTAGAGATTAGCTTTTCCTGGAAGGTCATGATCTCCCTTCCATATGCCATCTGCCCCACCTGTCCCTGTCCCACCTCTCAGCCTCACCTTCTAGTCCTAATGGTTTCATCTTTTATCTTTTACAGTAGTTTCTAAGGAACTGTGCTCACTTTCCTTTGAGCTCTTCCTTAACTGCCAGTAAACCCTAAAGGGACATCAAGAGAGTTTCACAATAGTGAGGTGAGCTGAATCCAGGCCCAGAGGTGAAAGAGCACCAGGTcacctggaatcatgaagaggaTCACTCCAGAAAACTCGTGTAGTCAGGGTGGACCACCTCAGAGGAAATTTGGGCTTTTTCCCCATAGTTCCCTTTTCTAGGACCTCATTTGCTGTCCACTGACATAGCCCCACACCCAATGGCATTAATCCCCAGATAGAACTCTTTTCCCCGTTTCTTTTCCCATAAGAGCTCCACCCAAAAGTCCATATTATGAGAAGTGACCCATGCAATTTCAAAATGGTTCTCACTTCCCCCAATATCTGGGGGTGCTGAGAACAAGAGAAAACATGGGACTCTAAAGCTCTCTTCCCACCAGATTCTCGCCATGCCCCAACTCTCCTACTCTCTTCAGAGAGGAACCTAAAAGAGGTGCTGAGCCCATGCCAAAGCCCAAGGTATGATGACCAACACCCAAAGGGAGCAGCTATTGATGCTTCTGATTCCTAAATTGAAGCCAAAGAGGATTGGGGACACACCTAGAAGCAGAAGGAACATTGAGAGGGTGCTCTCCACAATCAGATAAGCAATAGTATCACCCCAGAGTTTCAAGATAAAGGAAAACCTAGACTGCCTCCTCACACTGCCCTTTCACATTAAATCATGGGGCATAACTTAAATTCCAACAAAATTCAACTGAAAGGGGACAATTTGGTAGGGCTGTAAAAGAAATTCATTTGCTGCAGAAAAACAAAGGTGCCTCTGAAGCATTTCATTAAGCCAAGAAAAGGAATTTATTTCTAACTAAAGGAAAGGAGTCTTGATGCCCCCTGCCAAGAATATCACCCAGAAGCCTCTGTTCCTTGGACATATTTTATCTCTCTTTGGCTTTAGCTCCTCAGGCACAGCCCTATGAGTTGATTTATCTACTGGCTGT from Notamacropus eugenii isolate mMacEug1 chromosome 1, mMacEug1.pri_v2, whole genome shotgun sequence includes these protein-coding regions:
- the SPRN gene encoding shadow of prion protein; the encoded protein is MNWATIMCWTLLLLAAFFCENVTSKGGRGGARGAARGRGRSSSSNSRMRMKPAPRYSSSGSAFRVAAAASAGAAAGAAAGAIAGVAGRRISGEVGPNDGLEMDFYYGNQTREGVYSYRWTSGTDPQGMEPNLSLCLTLGFFQLFPL